Proteins encoded together in one Schistocerca americana isolate TAMUIC-IGC-003095 chromosome 8, iqSchAmer2.1, whole genome shotgun sequence window:
- the LOC124545124 gene encoding mitochondrial fission process protein 1: protein MSDIERDIFRDSPLRLLGYANEVGESFRPLIHVKWVYLSYGIASAYVVADTIDKTYKVFKIPCDNVQQRRRNVMLAAVDTLLWQSFASVIIPGFTINRICAASLLILSKTTKLPKSTRKWITTAVGLSCIPFIVKPIDYFVDIAMDRTLRVWTSKKG, encoded by the exons ATGTCAGACATAGAAAGAGACATATTTAGAGATAGCCCATTGAGGCTCTTAG GGTACGCGAATGAAGTTGGTGAATCCTTTCGACCACTAATCCATGTAAAATGGGTATATCTAAGCTATGGGATAGCTAGTGCGTACGTTGTTGCTGATACTATAGATAAAACCTATAAAGTTTTTAAG ATTCCATGCGACAACGTGCAGCAAAGACGGAGAAATGTGATGTTAGCGGCGGTTGATACTCTTCTTTGGCAAAGTTTTGCTTCCGTTATAATTCCTGGATTTACAATAAACCGTATTTGCGCAGCGTCTTTACTGATTCTTAGTAAGACAACTAAACTTCCAAAATCCACTAGGAAGTGGATAACAACAGCAGTAGGCCTCTCGTGCATTCCTTTCATCGTGAAGCCAATAGATTATTTTGTAGACATTGCAATGGATCGTACTTTGAGAGTATGGACATCAAAAAAAGGTTAA